GAGGCGGTTCATTCAACCAAGGTAGTAAACGCAAATGGCAACCACACATGAAATCAAGGTTCAGCGCCGCGAGGTCGAGGGCAAGGGTGCGAGCCGCCGCCTCCGTCGCGACGGCCTGATCCCCGCCATCGTCTACGGTGGCGAACTGAAGCCGGTCAACATCGAGCTCAACCACAACGAAGTCTGGCTCGCCAGCCAGAACGACTGGTTCTATTCGTCGATCCTGAGCCTGAGCCTGAACGGCGACGTGCAGAAGGTGCTGCTGCGCGATATGCAGCGTCACCCGTTCAAGCAGCTGATCCTGCACATGGACTTCCAGCGCGTGAACGACAACGAAGTGCTGCACGCTTCGGTGCCGCTGCACTTCCTCAACGAGGACACCTCGCCGGCCGGCAAGTCGGCCGAAGTCGTCGTCACCCACGAGCTGAACGAGATCCAGGTCGTGTGCCTGCCGAAGGACCTGCCGGAGTTCGTCGAAGTCGACCTGTCCTCGCTGTCCGTCGGCGACGTGATCCACCTGTCCGACCTGAAGCTGCCGGCTGGCGTCGAGCTGCCGGAGCTGAAGCTGGGCAAGGAGCACGACGTGGCGGTGGTCATCGCCAAGCACGGCCGTGTCGAAGCCGAGCCGGAAGCGACCGACGCCCCGGCGGCGGCCGAGCCGGCGAAGAAGGACGGCAAGTAATCGCCTGCGCAGCGCCCGGACCGTCCTGGTCCGGGCGCTGCGGCGATGCTGCGGCATGACTGGTCTGCGTCTGATCGTCGGTCTGGGCAATCCCGGAGCCGAACACGCGAACACCCGGCACAACGCCGGGTTTCGTTTTGTCGAACACCTGGCCGAGCGGGCCGGCGCGCGCTGGAGCGTGGACGCCAAGCTGTTCGGCGAAACCGCCAAGGTCGATGTGGCCGGGCAGGCGGTGTGGCTGTTGAAACCGGCCACCTTCATGAATCTCAGCGGCAAGGCGGTGACCGCCGCGTTGCGCTACTGGAAGATCGAACCGGCGCAGGCGCTGCTGGCGCACGACGAACTGGATCTGGCGCCGGGTACGGTGCGGCTCAAGTTCGACGGTGGCCACGGCGGGCAGAACGGGCTGCGCGACACCATCCGCCTGCTCGGGCATGCCGGCTTCCATCGGCTGCGCATCGGCATCGGCCATCCCGGGCACAAGGACAAGGTCGTCCCCTGGGTGTTGGGACGCGCGAGCAAGGACGACCAGATCCTGATCGACCGCGCCATCGACGACGCCATCGCCGTACTGCCGCTGGCGGTGCAGGGCGATTTCAACGAGGCGATGAAGCGGCTGCATACGAGCAGGGATTCGTGATTGGGGATTGGGGATTCGCGGCCGTGCGGCATGGCGAATCTCCAATCCCGAATCCCAAATCCCGGAAGTGAACCATGGGCATCAAGTGCGGCATCGTCGGCCTGCCCAACGTCGGCAAGTCGACCCTGTTCAATGCGCTGACCAAGGCGGGCATCGCGGCGGCCAATTTCCCGTTTTGCACCATCGAGCCCAACGTCGGCGTGGTGCCGGTGCCGGATCCGCGGCTGGGCGAACTGGCCAAGATCATCAACCCGCAGAAAGTGGTGCCGACCGCGGTCGAGTTCGTCGACATCGCCGGCCTGGTCGCCGGCGCGGCCAGCGGCGAAGGCCTGGGCAACAAGTTCCTGGCGCACATCCGCGAGGTCGATGCGATCACCCACGTGGTGCGTTGCTTCGAGAACGACGACGTCATCCACGTCAACAACAAGGTCGATCCGATCTCGGACATCGAGACCATCGATACCGAGCTGGCCCTGGCCGACCTGGACAGCGTCGAGAAGGCGCTGAACCGCGCCGAGCGCAGCGCCAAGGGCGGCGACAAGGATGCGGCCGCGCGCAAGCCGGTGCTGGCCAAGCTGCAGGCCGCGCTGGCCGATGGCAAGGCCGGGCGCACTGCGGGCCTGGACGAGGAAGAAAAGGCGCTGGTGCGCGACCTGTTCCTGCTCACGCTCAAGCCGGTGATGTACATCGCCAACGTGCTCGAGGACGGGTTCGAGAACAACCCGCACCTGGACGCGGTGCGCGCGCGCGCCGCCACCGAGGGCGCCGAAGTGGTGCCGGTGTCGGCGGCGATCGAGGAAGAGCTGTCGCAGCTGGACGATGCCGACCGCGACACCTTCCTGGCCGACCTGGGCCTGGCCGAGCCGGGCTTGAACCGGGTGATCCGTGCGGCGTATTCGCTGCTCGGGCTGCAGACCTATTTCACCGCCGGCGTCAAGGAAGTGCGCGCCTGGACGGTGAAGGCCGGCTCGACCGCGCCGCAGGCCGCCGCGGTGATCCACACCGACTTCGAGAAGGGCTTCATCCGCGCCGAAACCATCGCCTACGACGACTTCATCAAGTACAAGGGCGAAGCCGGCGCGCGCGAGGCCGGGCGGCTGCGTCTGGAAGGCAAGGAATACCGCGTGCAGGAAGGCGACGTGCTGCATTTCCGCTTCAACGTCTGACCCGCACGTGCGCGCTTGCGCCCGGTGGCGGGCGCTGTGCGGGCATCGGGCGTTTCCTGCGACATCGCGTCAAAATACTGTTGACAAGGCAGGGATGTCAGGGAAGAATAGCGGGCTGTTTCACCCCGGTCTGATTTCGGCTTTGCGGCCTAATCGGGACGGGTAGATGGAGGGATACCCAAGCGGCCAACGGGGGCAGACTGTAAATCTGCTGGCTTACGCCTTCGGTGGTTCGAATCCACCTCCCTCCACCAGTTTTTTTGTTGTGGCAGTGCGACATCCCGTAGCGGGAGTAGTTCAACGGTAGAACCTCAGCCTTCCAAGCTGATGGTGCGGGTTCGATTCCCGTCTCCCGCTCCATTGAACGCGCTTGTGTCACAATAGAACTACGCTCACGTAGCTCAGTCGGTAGAGCACCTCCTTGGTAAGGAGGAGGTCGAAGGTTCGATTCCTTTCGTGAGCACCATATTCAGTCTTCAAATCTTTCTACGATCACCGAGAAGAAGCAGCCATGGCCAAGGGTAAGTTCGAGCGCACCAAGCCGCACGTCAACGTCGGCACCATCGGTCACGTCGACCACGGCAAGACCACGCTGACCGCGGCGCTGACCAAGATCGGCGCAGAGCGCTTCGGCGGCGAGTTCAAGGCGTATGACGCGATCGACGCGGCGCCGGAAGAGAAGGCGCGCGGCATCACGATCTCGACCGCGCACGTCGAGTACGAATCCCCGAACCGCCACTACGCGCACGTCGATTGCCCGGGCCACGCGGACTACGTCAAGAACATGATCACCGGTGCGGCGCAGATGGACGGCGCGATCCTGGTGTGCTCGGCCGCTGACGGCCCGATGCCGCAGACCCGCGAGCACATCCTGCTGTCGCGCCAGGTCGGCGTGCCGCACATCGTGGTGTTCCTGAACAAGGCCGACATGGTCGATGACGCCGAGCTGCTCGAGCTGGTCGAGATGGAAGTGCGCGAGCTGCTGAGCAAGTACGACTTCCCGGGCGACGACACCCCGATCATCCACGGTTCGGCGCGTCTGGCGCTGGAAGGCGACCAGAGCGAGATCGGCGTGCCGTCGATCCTGAAGCTGGTGGAGGCGCTGGATACGTTCATCCCCGAGCCGCAGCGCGACGTCGACAAGCCGTTCCTGATGCCGGTGGAAGACGTGTTCTCGATCTCCGGCCGCGGCACCGTGGTGACCGGTCGTATCGAGCGCGGCATCATCAAGGTGGGCGACGAAATCGAAATCGTCGGCATCCGCGCCACGCAGAAGACCACGGTCACCGGCGTGGAAATGTTCCGCAAGCTGCTGGACCAGGGCCAGGCGGGCGACAACGCCGGCCTGCTGCT
This sequence is a window from Xanthomonas sp. CFBP 8443. Protein-coding genes within it:
- a CDS encoding 50S ribosomal protein L25/general stress protein Ctc — its product is MATTHEIKVQRREVEGKGASRRLRRDGLIPAIVYGGELKPVNIELNHNEVWLASQNDWFYSSILSLSLNGDVQKVLLRDMQRHPFKQLILHMDFQRVNDNEVLHASVPLHFLNEDTSPAGKSAEVVVTHELNEIQVVCLPKDLPEFVEVDLSSLSVGDVIHLSDLKLPAGVELPELKLGKEHDVAVVIAKHGRVEAEPEATDAPAAAEPAKKDGK
- the pth gene encoding aminoacyl-tRNA hydrolase; the encoded protein is MTGLRLIVGLGNPGAEHANTRHNAGFRFVEHLAERAGARWSVDAKLFGETAKVDVAGQAVWLLKPATFMNLSGKAVTAALRYWKIEPAQALLAHDELDLAPGTVRLKFDGGHGGQNGLRDTIRLLGHAGFHRLRIGIGHPGHKDKVVPWVLGRASKDDQILIDRAIDDAIAVLPLAVQGDFNEAMKRLHTSRDS
- the ychF gene encoding redox-regulated ATPase YchF — translated: MGIKCGIVGLPNVGKSTLFNALTKAGIAAANFPFCTIEPNVGVVPVPDPRLGELAKIINPQKVVPTAVEFVDIAGLVAGAASGEGLGNKFLAHIREVDAITHVVRCFENDDVIHVNNKVDPISDIETIDTELALADLDSVEKALNRAERSAKGGDKDAAARKPVLAKLQAALADGKAGRTAGLDEEEKALVRDLFLLTLKPVMYIANVLEDGFENNPHLDAVRARAATEGAEVVPVSAAIEEELSQLDDADRDTFLADLGLAEPGLNRVIRAAYSLLGLQTYFTAGVKEVRAWTVKAGSTAPQAAAVIHTDFEKGFIRAETIAYDDFIKYKGEAGAREAGRLRLEGKEYRVQEGDVLHFRFNV
- the tuf gene encoding elongation factor Tu; the protein is MAKGKFERTKPHVNVGTIGHVDHGKTTLTAALTKIGAERFGGEFKAYDAIDAAPEEKARGITISTAHVEYESPNRHYAHVDCPGHADYVKNMITGAAQMDGAILVCSAADGPMPQTREHILLSRQVGVPHIVVFLNKADMVDDAELLELVEMEVRELLSKYDFPGDDTPIIHGSARLALEGDQSEIGVPSILKLVEALDTFIPEPQRDVDKPFLMPVEDVFSISGRGTVVTGRIERGIIKVGDEIEIVGIRATQKTTVTGVEMFRKLLDQGQAGDNAGLLLRGTKRDDVERGQVLCKPGSIKPHTEFEAEVYVLSKDEGGRHTPFFKGYRPQFYFRTTDITGACELPEGVEMVMPGDNVKMVVTLINPVAMDEGLRFAIREGGRTVGAGVVAKIIK